Proteins from a genomic interval of Chryseobacterium indologenes:
- a CDS encoding YdeI/OmpD-associated family protein, translated as MKNKSFTATLDIIGINPFVFIPEEILTRIFEDAGKSKSPIPVKGTVNGQAFQQNLMKYVGEWRLYINTIMLKNSPKRIGEVIEVTLEYDDSDRSISIHPGLEEAIKNSTLATANFEKLTPSRQNELVRYINNLKTEVSIRRNIEKIVRHLHGETDFFGKMVD; from the coding sequence ATGAAAAATAAATCTTTCACGGCGACGCTGGATATCATTGGGATCAATCCCTTTGTTTTTATTCCTGAAGAGATTCTGACCAGAATATTTGAAGATGCAGGGAAAAGTAAAAGTCCGATTCCTGTGAAAGGAACGGTTAACGGACAGGCATTTCAACAGAACCTAATGAAATATGTAGGCGAATGGAGATTATACATTAATACCATAATGCTTAAAAACTCACCCAAAAGAATAGGCGAAGTTATTGAGGTAACCCTTGAATATGATGATTCAGACAGGAGTATCTCTATTCATCCCGGGTTGGAGGAAGCCATTAAAAACAGTACTCTTGCGACCGCAAATTTTGAAAAACTGACTCCTTCAAGACAAAATGAATTGGTCCGGTACATCAACAACTTAAAAACCGAGGTAAGTATCCGGCGAAATATTGAAAAAATTGTGCGGCATCTTCACGGGGAAACCGACTTTTTTGGAAAAATGGTTGATTAG
- the fsa gene encoding fructose-6-phosphate aldolase, translated as MKFFIDTANLEQIKEARDLGILDGVTTNPSLMAKEGIQGAEAIKNHYKTICELVDGDISAEVLSTTYEEMIKEGDELAAIHPNIVVKIPMIKDGIKALKYFSDKGIKTNCTLIFSVGQALLAAKAGATYVSPFLGRLDDISTDGLNLIQEIRLVFDNYLFETEILAASIRHSMHIIDCAKIGADVITSPLPPILSLLKHPLTDSGLAQFIADSQKLA; from the coding sequence ATGAAATTTTTTATTGACACAGCTAATTTAGAGCAAATCAAGGAAGCCAGAGATCTTGGAATCTTAGATGGTGTAACGACTAACCCGTCATTAATGGCTAAGGAAGGAATTCAGGGAGCTGAAGCAATCAAAAACCATTATAAAACAATCTGCGAGCTTGTAGACGGAGATATTTCTGCAGAAGTACTTTCTACAACTTATGAAGAAATGATTAAAGAAGGCGATGAACTGGCTGCTATTCACCCGAATATCGTAGTAAAGATCCCCATGATCAAAGACGGTATCAAGGCTTTAAAATATTTTTCTGATAAAGGAATCAAAACGAACTGTACATTGATTTTTTCAGTAGGACAGGCACTTTTGGCAGCTAAGGCAGGAGCTACCTATGTTTCTCCATTCTTAGGAAGATTAGATGATATCTCTACAGACGGATTAAACCTTATCCAGGAGATCAGATTAGTTTTTGACAATTATCTATTTGAGACTGAAATCCTTGCAGCATCTATCCGTCATTCAATGCATATCATTGACTGTGCTAAAATCGGAGCTGATGTTATTACGTCTCCACTTCCTCCGATCTTGAGCTTACTGAAACACCCGTTAACAGACAGCGGATTGGCTCAGTTTATTGCAGATTCTCAGAAATTGGCATAG
- a CDS encoding GLPGLI family protein, whose translation MKKSVTVFILLLALVMNAQNQRFIYEYKYILDSTAKNKPETEMMLLDISPKGSKFYSKDSFETDSLMAATMEKQLKAESSEIDFSKIKSKGKVYYSVEKMYPDYSVIFFNNLAADEYMVQDSRKQDWKILSDKQKVGGFIAQKALCDFGGRKWTAWFTTDLPIQDGPYKFYGLPGLIVKLEDATKTHSFELKGSKKLPANYVWQSTKREREV comes from the coding sequence ATGAAAAAATCAGTCACCGTTTTTATACTGCTATTAGCTCTGGTAATGAATGCTCAGAATCAAAGATTTATTTATGAGTACAAATACATTTTAGATTCTACGGCTAAAAATAAACCTGAAACTGAAATGATGCTTTTAGATATTTCGCCCAAGGGCTCGAAATTCTACAGTAAAGATTCTTTTGAAACAGATTCCCTTATGGCCGCTACCATGGAAAAACAACTTAAGGCAGAAAGCTCTGAGATTGATTTTTCAAAAATTAAAAGTAAAGGCAAAGTTTATTATAGTGTTGAAAAAATGTATCCGGATTATTCGGTGATTTTTTTCAACAACCTGGCTGCTGATGAATATATGGTTCAGGATAGCAGAAAACAGGATTGGAAGATCCTTTCAGATAAGCAAAAAGTAGGGGGATTCATTGCGCAGAAAGCACTTTGTGACTTTGGAGGAAGGAAATGGACTGCCTGGTTTACAACAGATTTACCCATTCAGGACGGACCGTATAAATTTTATGGTCTTCCGGGACTAATCGTAAAACTTGAAGATGCTACCAAGACCCATTCTTTTGAATTAAAAGGGAGTAAAAAACTTCCCGCAAACTATGTGTGGCAAAGTACAAAAAGAGAAAGAGAGGTTTAA
- a CDS encoding sugar O-acetyltransferase — protein sequence MTEKEKCAQGLLYNANYDKELINERIACKDLCLEYNGLKNSDADGRRKALEKIIGNIKENICIEPSFWCDYGYNIEVGENFYANHNLIILDCAKVKFGDNVFIGPNCSFYTAGHPLDVQQRNEGLEYAHPITVGNNVWFGGNVVVLPGVSIGNNSVIGAGSVVTKDIPDNVVAVGNPCKIIKHSTGEI from the coding sequence ATGACGGAAAAAGAGAAATGTGCGCAAGGATTGCTGTATAATGCCAATTACGATAAAGAATTAATCAATGAACGTATTGCCTGTAAAGATTTGTGTCTGGAGTATAACGGATTGAAAAATTCTGATGCAGACGGAAGAAGAAAAGCGCTGGAGAAAATTATAGGTAATATAAAAGAGAATATCTGTATTGAACCTTCCTTTTGGTGTGATTACGGCTACAATATTGAAGTAGGAGAGAACTTTTATGCCAATCATAATCTGATTATTTTGGATTGCGCAAAAGTAAAATTCGGAGACAATGTTTTTATTGGCCCCAATTGCAGTTTTTATACCGCCGGCCACCCGCTGGACGTTCAACAGAGAAATGAAGGCCTGGAATATGCACATCCCATTACGGTAGGAAATAACGTTTGGTTTGGAGGGAACGTCGTTGTATTACCCGGAGTCTCTATCGGAAATAATTCTGTGATAGGCGCGGGTAGTGTCGTTACCAAAGATATTCCTGACAATGTTGTTGCCGTAGGAAACCCTTGTAAAATCATAAAGCATAGTACCGGAGAAATCTAA
- a CDS encoding BlaI/MecI/CopY family transcriptional regulator: MKIQTLTKAEEQVMQYLWKIEKGFLKDILDLFPEPKPHTNTVSTILKVLKDKEFVDFRVHGRQHEYFPLVSKEQYSGKTMKSLVKNYFKGSYKSAVSFLVEKNEMTVEDLEMLLDELKNKD; encoded by the coding sequence ATGAAAATTCAGACTTTAACCAAAGCAGAAGAACAGGTTATGCAGTATTTATGGAAAATTGAAAAAGGATTTCTTAAAGATATTCTTGATCTTTTCCCGGAGCCCAAGCCTCATACAAACACCGTTTCTACCATTTTAAAGGTATTGAAGGACAAAGAATTTGTAGACTTCAGGGTACATGGAAGACAACACGAATATTTTCCGCTGGTCTCCAAAGAACAATATTCGGGGAAAACAATGAAAAGTCTTGTGAAAAACTATTTTAAAGGTTCCTACAAGAGTGCCGTTTCATTTTTGGTAGAAAAGAATGAAATGACGGTTGAAGATCTTGAAATGTTATTGGATGAACTTAAAAACAAAGATTAA
- a CDS encoding GNAT family N-acetyltransferase translates to MNYSIKKASLEDLDETAELFNLYRIFYRQESDVKKGKAFLKERFLNSESDIFLAVADGKAVGFVQLYKLFHYTKLQKQWLLSDLFVHPDHRGKGLSVALIDRSKQWCEETGACGLMLETEKTNDIGNSLYPRCGFEYDGLHNYYHWWR, encoded by the coding sequence ATGAATTACAGTATTAAAAAAGCAAGCCTTGAGGATCTTGATGAAACCGCAGAATTATTTAATCTTTACCGCATTTTTTACAGACAGGAATCTGATGTGAAAAAAGGAAAAGCTTTTCTCAAAGAAAGGTTTTTAAACAGCGAGTCTGATATTTTTCTGGCTGTAGCAGACGGAAAAGCAGTAGGCTTTGTTCAGCTCTATAAACTGTTCCATTATACAAAATTACAAAAGCAATGGCTGCTGAGTGATCTGTTTGTACATCCGGATCACAGAGGAAAAGGATTATCTGTTGCATTAATAGACCGCAGTAAGCAATGGTGTGAAGAAACAGGGGCCTGTGGATTGATGTTGGAGACAGAGAAAACCAATGATATAGGAAATTCATTATATCCTCGTTGTGGATTTGAATATGACGGGTTGCACAATTATTACCACTGGTGGAGATAG